A part of Liolophura sinensis isolate JHLJ2023 chromosome 1, CUHK_Ljap_v2, whole genome shotgun sequence genomic DNA contains:
- the LOC135463785 gene encoding exostosin-2-like, with protein MARSKLSRGQGGNVYLYRKFVLFIFAALSFGLVTMFLFLFWTPSRGEGHPHKFSLMEADNSPEVKIPKDAPQDSARDRNCTYHLCLEVYHCGYHDDTKISVYIYPFRRYVDHQDVSITLPISKEFQEVLQTIADSPYYTDDPETACLYVPSLDLFNQNNVRVEEIGQVLKTLPWWNNGTNHLLFNMLPGSVPDYHSVLDVNTNRALMAGGGFSTWTYRRTYDVSIPVFNPYMAEIQLPEKSDLADRKWHLVSAQIGLHLEYRQELAFVARADSRVLLLDKCQTKDVSKNMYQRCSGETVVKYPNILQDATFCLVIRGSRLGQTALSDAMMAGCIPVIVADGYIMPFSEVLDWNRAAVFVREDDLADVGEILRSYPPERVCEMRRVLKLYWERYFSSIKLITLTTLQIINDRVFPYASRTYEQWNDPPNPDMVSNPLFLPSIPPKSMGFTAVILTYDRVESLFRVIHQVSKAASLAKVVVVWNNQNKSPPPASAWPKIGKPLKVVQTKQNKLSNRFYPYDEIETECILALDDDIVMLTADELEFAYEVWREFPDRLVGFPSRLHVWDNGTESYKYESEWTNTISMVLTGAAFYHKYFSYLYTTAMPGNIKLWVDDHMNCEDIAMNFLIANITGKAPIKVTPRKKFKCPECVNNEMLSADLTHMVERSECINTFSDIYGMMPLKTVEFRADPVLYKDDLPRMAKHFPDIGSL; from the exons ATGGCCAGATCCAAACTTTCCAGAGGACAAGGAGGAAATGTGTACCTCTATAGGAAATTTGTCCTTTTCATTTTTGCTGCCCTGTCCTTTGGGCTGGTTACAATgttcttgtttctgttttggaCTCCGTCCAGAGGAGAAGGTCACCCGCACAAGTTCTCTCTGATGGAAGCAGACAACAGCCCAGAGGTGAAAATCCCCAAGGATGCCCCACAAGACAGTGCGCGTGACAGAAACTGTACTTACCACCTGTGCTTAGAGGTGTATCATTGTGGTTATCATGATGACACAAAGatcagtgtgtacatttaccCGTTTAGGCGTTATGTGGATCACCAGGATGTGTCCATTACGCTGCCGATTTCCAAAGAGTTTCAGGAAGTCTTGCAGACAATTGCAGACAGTCCTTATTACACGGATGATCCTGAGACGGCCTGTTTGTATGTCCCTTCATTAGACCTGTTTAACCAGAACAACGTGCGAGTAGAGGAGATTGGTCAAGTGCTGAAAACACTGCCATG GTGGAACAATGGGACCAATCACCTTCTGTTTAACATGTTACCTGGCAGTGTACCTGATTATCATTCAGTGTTGGATGTCAACACGAATCGTGCTCTTATGGCAGGAGGTGGCTTCTCCACGTGGACCTACAGACGGACGTACGATGTTTCCATTCCAGTTTTCAACCCTTACATGGCTGAGATTCAGCTTCCTGAAAAGTCAGACCT GGCCGATCGCAAGTGGCACTTGGTGTCGGCACAGATTGGGCTTCATCTGGAGTACAGACAGGAACTAGCATTTGTGGCCAGGGCAGACTCTCGTGTCTTACTGCTGGACAAATGTCAAACCAAAGATGTCAGTAAAAACATGTACCAGAGGTGCAGTGGGGAGACTGTGGTCAAGTATCCTAACATTTTACAG GATGCGACATTCTGCTTGGTGATTCGGGGCTCCAGGCTGGGCCAGACTGCTCTCAGTGACGCCATGATGGCTGGCTGCATACCTGTCATCGTGGCGGATGGGTATATCATGCCTTTCTCAGAAGTCCTTGATTGGAACCG AGCTGCAGTATTTGTTAGAGAGGATGACCTGGCTGATGTGGGTGAGATCCTGCGGTCCTATCCCCCGGAGAGAGTCTGTGAGATGAGGCGGGTCCTGAAGTTATACTGGGAGCGTTATTTCAGCTCCATCAAGCTCATCACCCTCACAACTCTACAGATCATTAATGATCGTGTGTTCCCATACGCTAGTCGCACCTATGAGCAATGGAATGATCCACCAAACCCG GACATGGTGTCCAACCCGCTCTTCCTGCCGTCCATCCCGCCCAAGTCAATGGGTTTTACGGCTGTCATCCTGACCTATGATCGTGTGGAGAGTCTATTCCGGGTCATCCATCAGGTCTCTAAAGCGGCCAGCCTTGCCAAAGTTGTGGTTGTCTGGAACAATCAGAATAAGAGCCCTCCACCAG CTTCTGCCTGGCCGAAAATTGGAAAGCCATTAAAAGTGgtacaaacaaaacagaacaaactgAGCAACAG GTTTTACCCATATGATGAAATAGAGACTGAGTGTATTTTAGCTTTGGATGATGACATTGTCATGTTGACAGCAGATGAGTTGGAATTTGCGTATGAG GTATGGAGAGAGTTTCCAGACAGACTGGTGGGCTTCCCATCTCGCCTTCATGTGTGGGACAATGGAACAGAGAGCTACAAGTATGAGTCAGAGTGGACCAACACAATATCAATGGTTCTAACTGGGGCTGCATTTTATCACAAG TATTTCAGTTACCTGTACACCACTGCTATGCCAGGTAATATCAAATTGTGGGTGGATGATCACATGAACTGTGAAGACATTGCCATGAATTTTCTCATTGCAAATATCACAGGAAAGGCTCCTATTAAAGTCACACCCAGGAAGAAGTTCAAATGCCCGGAGTGTGTTAATAACGAAATGTTATCAGCTGATCTCACGCATATGGTTGAAAGATCTGAATGTATCAACACGTTCTCTGATATTTATGGCATGATGCCACTGAAGACAGTGGAGTTCCGTGCGGACCCAGTCCTGTACAAAGATGATCTCCCACGCATGGCCAAACATTTTCCTGATATTGGTAGTTTGTGA